CGCCGCGCTCGCGCACCTGGACTTCGTGGCGGTTCATCCTTTCCCGGACGGCAACGGGCGCATCGCACGGCTTCTGATGAACCTCTGCTTAGTGACTGCTGGGCTTCCGTGGGTCACCATACGGACCGACGACCGGCT
This portion of the Gemmatimonadota bacterium genome encodes:
- a CDS encoding Fic family protein, which translates into the protein AALAHLDFVAVHPFPDGNGRIARLLMNLCLVTAGLPWVTIRTDDRLRYVKALEAATVGDDARPFARFVLDYVLQAVDSV